The Meiothermus sp. genome segment CTGATTGGCGGTCGGGGCCGTGCCGGTTCCGATGCTGACCGTGCCCGAGATATTGCCGCCACTTCCACCGCCTCCACCCCCGCTCAGCACGCTGAGCCGGAAGCTGGCGGTATTGCTGGCTCCGCCGCTAGTGCCGCGCACTACCGCATCGTAGGTGCCGGTGGCTACCCCGCTGCTGGCCAGGATGGTGAGCTGGCTGGTGGGGTTGCCGCTGCTAAGGGTGGGGGGATTGAAGCTGCCCGATATGCCTTGGGGCACCCCCTCGAGGCTCAGGGTTACGGTGTTGGAGGCTCCTGGCGAAAAACTGGCTGAAACCGTGACGGTGGTGAAGCTGCCCAGAGTTACGCTGGTGCCAGGCACCGAAAGGCTAAAGTTGGGGCTGCTGTCGCCGCAAGCGGCCAGCAGTACAAGAAACCAAAATATCCACCGAGGCATAACATCTCCTGAATGATGGCCAGCTCGATTGGGCATGGAGGCAGTGCCCGCTGAGCTGGCCCGAAGGATTCTTTACTGCTGGTTGTAGGTGGCGGGAACCGTGAACTGGGTGGGGGCGTTGGGTCGGGTTACGGTAAAGGTGAAGCGGTACTGGCCGCTGATCTTGAGGTAGCAGGTATTGGGAGGCTGCAAGGCCAACCGCTCACTGGGGATGGTGAGGACTCCGCCTAGATTGACGTCGAAGTTGCCAAAAGAAGGCCCGATGGCGTGGGTGATATTGACGCTCAGAAGCTGAAGATTCTCACTGGGTGCGGCCAGGAACTGTAGGCAGGGCCTTATCTGGCCGCCGAAGTTGCCGGTGGTCTCGAGAGCGAAAATGGTGATGGTGGGGTTGTTGGGGGGCGGTGGGGGTGGGGGGGTGCTGCTACCGCCACAAGCGCTCAGGACTGCTAGACTGAGAACAAGACCGACGGTTCTGATGAAAGCCTTCATATCTCCTCCTTGATCGTTTGAAACTGCATTCTTGGCTTAGAAATAAATGTTTGCCCCGACCCGCAGTTCTACCGTGGTGCCGCTGATCGGGAGCGAAACTGCTGATCCACCTGATGTCCCACTGACGGTGCCGATCACGAAACCGGGACGGGCCTCGGCGAACAGCGCGAACTGGCGGTTGAGCAGGTATTCGACCCCAAGGATTCCATCGGCCCCAAACACCAGCCCCGAGACCGAGGCCCCCTGTACAAAGCCGCTGAGGAAACCCAGCCCGACCCCCGCCCCGATATAGGGGTTGATGGGAGAGTTGGGCGTAGTGATCAGATATAGACCATCCACCCCAAAGCCGAATCCGGTTAATCCTCCCCCTGAGCTGAAAGCCAGGCTGCCCCTGGCTCCAAAGGCTGGGGTGAAGTTGGCCCCGAACTGAACCCCGAAGGTAGCGGTGCTGTCGTTGAGCGCAAAAGCGAAAGTTCCGCCCAGGTAGGGGCGCTGGGCAAGGCTTTGAGCAAGGAGACCGAAGACGATCAAGACTAGGGGCAACAAGATTTTTTTCATACCAATATTCCTCGGGCCCGGGCCTGAAGTGACGTTGAGGTGGTTGTCTGGAGGGTTTTACTCGGGCTTGGACGGTGCCAGGCGAAACCGCTCCATCCAGCGCAGGGCAGCCTCGAGGCTATCGGTCTGGGCCTCCTGACCACTTTGCACATGACGCACCTGATAGCGCCCACTGCCATCTGGGAGCAGCCAACAGCGAACCAAGAAAGTGGTTCGCTGCTTGGGCAGGCGTTTGGTTTTGTCCATAGCGCGCTCCTCATCAGGCTCATGTTGCACATCATCTCCAGGGACACTTATCGGTCACTTACTTGCACTTACTACCTTGCTAAGATGAACTTAGATGTCTTCTCAGCCGCAGTTGCGCATTGGGCTGCTGGGCTCCTTTCGTTTGAGCCTGGACGACCAGATTGTGCCCATCCAGGCCCAGCGTAGGAAGAAAGCCAATGATGTCATCAAGTTGCTGGCCCTCCAGCCTGGGTTACGTCTTCACCAAGACCAGGTGCTGGACGCACTTTGGCCCGACCTTGATGAGAAGTCGGGCATGAACAACCTGCATCAGAATCTCTACCATGCCCGCCGCATGCTCGAGCCCGGGCTTTCCAAGGGAGTCAGGTCGCGCTTCCTGACCCTCGAGCACGAGGTTCTGGTGCTGTATGCGGGCCCTGTAGAGGTGGATTATCAGGAGTTTCTGAGGTTACAGGCCCAGGCCCGCAGACAGGGCGATGTGGCCCTCTACGAGGCGGCGGTGGGGCTTTACCGGGGTGATCTGCTGCCGCAAGACATTTACGAGGATTGGACGGAGCCGCAGCGTGACGAGGCTCGCTCGCTGTATCTGGCGGCCCTGCTCGAGCTGGCCCAACTACTGGAACAGCGGGGCGATCTGGCCCAGGCCTGCCGCTTCCTGGAGCAGGCCATTGCCAAAGAACCCACCACCGAGGCCGCTCATCTGGCCTTGATACAGATCTACGCACGCACGGGGCAACAGATGGAGGCCATCAGGCAGTTTCAGGCCCTGCGCGAAGCCTTAGTGCGCGAATTGGGTGAAGAGCCCGATGAGCGTACCCGGGCCGTGTATGAACAGGTTTTGCAGCAATTGCCGAGCCCGCCCGAGCTGTCATTACCTGCCGGGCCTGCGCGAGCTCAAGGATGGGTGCCGGTACCGTTATCCCCCTTAATTGGCCGCGAAGCGGCACTGGAAGAAACCCTTCAGTTGCTATCCACCACCCGCTGCTTGACGCTAACAGGAGCAGCCGGCTCGGGGAAAACCCGCCTAGCCCAGGAACTGGCCACCAGAGTCCAGGGCCGGTATACGGGCGGGGTCTGGTGGGTGGAACTCGTAGCCATGAGCGAGGACCAGATGATACTGCCAGCCATCGCCCAGACACTGGGCGTGCACGCCACCTCCCAAACCCCCTTAAAGGGTATTCTTGAGAGGCTGCGGGGTCATAAAACCTTGCTGATACTGGATAACTGCGAACATTTGATTGACGGCTGTGCCGAGACTGCCATTCAGCTGCTAAAGTCGTTGCCAGAGTTGCATTTGCTAGCCACCAGCCGCGAAGCACTGGGGATCGTGGGGGAGATCGCCTGGGTAGTGGCTCCCCTGGAAGTTCCTGATCCCAAAGATGATCTCAACCTCGAGAATCTCAATCGCTTTGAAGCGGTGCAGTTTTTAGTCGAGCGTATTCGACAGTACCGACCTAACTACCGACTAAACGCACAGAATGCGATTCACATAGCACAAATCTGCCGTCGTCTGGAAGGCTTACCGCTGGCTCTGGAATTGGCGGCAACCTGGGTGGGGGTGCTATCCCTGGAACAGATTGTTGCCCGCCTGGACAACAGTCTGCGTCTGCTTACGCGGGGCCAGCGGGGTGGAGAGCGCCACCACCAGACCCTGGAAGCGGCTTTGCAATGGAGTTACGACTTGCTCCAGGAGCCCGAAAAAAATTTATTTGTGCGGCTTGCAGTGTGCGTGGGGAGTTGGTCGCTCGAGGCCGCCGAAATGCTGTGCGCTGATCAAAATTTTGAGGTGGGAGAACTGGCTGAGCGTCACGCCCGGTTGGTGCGTACCTCGATGGTGCTGGCGCTGGAGGAGGGTTCTCAATTGCGCTTTCGCATGCTCGAGCCGGTACGTCAGTTCGCTCTGGCCCAGCTCGAGACCCAGGGGCTGACCCAGGCAACCCGAAAACTACTACTGGAATGGTATCTGGCCGAGGCAACCCGGATTGCCCCCAAGCTCACGGGTGCAGACCAGGCCCAGTGGTATAGCTACCTTTCCGCAGAGTACGAAAACCTCCAGGCTGTTTTATGGTGGAGCCAGCGTGCAGAGATCGAGCTGGGCTTACAGCTCGCAGCGCGTTTGTGGCGTTTCTGGCAGGTAAAGGGCCACGCCCAGGAGATACTGATCTGGTTCGAGCAGACCTTGCCCAAAGCCCCTCTGGTGCCCCCGGCTATTCTGGCCGAGGCCTACAACGCTGCAGGTATCATGGCGCGAACCTGTGGTCGGTATGCCCTGTCATTCGACTACCTGGAGCAGGCCCTGGCCACCCGAAGGGCCCTCGGTGATCGGCGGGGGGAGGCCATCACGCTGAACAATTTGGCTGTGAGCGCTCGAGACCAGGCAGACTACCCCAGGGTTGAATACTATGCACGCCTGAGTCTGGCCATCGCTCAAGAAATTGGCGACAGAAACCTCGAGGCCTTGGGTTTAATGAACTTGGGGGTGGTGCTTCGTGGGCAGTCTCAAAATGAAGCTGCTAAAGCCCACTTTCAGCTTAGCTTGGCCATTTTCAGCGAGTTGGGTGAAAAGCGATCAGTAGCCGCACTCCATAACTATCTAGGTAACCTGGCCCAAGAACAGGGCTACTGGCAAGAAGCCCGCCAGCTCTACCAGCAAAGCCTCGAGCTCAATCAGGAATTAGGAGATTTCTGGGGTCTGGGTATCTCTACCCACAATCTGGCTAATCTTTGGTGTGAGCAGCAAGAATATACCAGGGCCTGGGAAATGCTTCTGCAAAGCCTAACTCATTACCGTCGTGCCGGAGTACGACATGGCCTAAATGAGTGCTTTGAAACCCTGGCCAGGATTGCCTATAAGCGGGGCAGCCCAGAGCAAGCAGCCTGGGCCCTTGGGGTACTGGATGAGCTCGAGGCATCCATGGGCCTGGCCGTGTCGCCGGAGCTGCTAGGACTGCGTGAGCAACTGGTGGAGGAACTGGTTCAAAGCATGGACCGGCATACCTTTATGGAGGCTTACCAAAAAGGCCGCAGCGTCTCACTCGAGCAAGCCTATGAAGAAATTCTTGCAGGGTTTTCAGAAGTGAGCAATTGAGCTTGCTAGAGTGATATTTGCTTCCAGACCTTCTCCGGCGTGAGGGGCATATCCAGGTGGGCAAGGCCCAGCGCATCCAGCACTGCGTTCACCACCGCCGGGGTGGCCGCGATGGCCCCGGCTTCGCCCACACCTTTTACACCCAGGGGGTTGGTGGGAGAGGGGGTTTGATGGCGGTGGGGTTCCATCCAGGGAATCTGGTCGGCCCTGGGCAGGGCGTACTCCAGGAGGCTCGCGGTCAGGTTTTGTCCTTCAGCGTCGTAGCGCATGCCCTCGTATAGGGCCTGCCCGATGCCCTGGGCAATGCCCCCGTGCTGCTGGCCCTCGAAGAGCAGGGGGTTGACCACCAACCCGCAGTCGTCTACGGCAATGTAGCGGAGAATGCTTATCTGGCCGGTCTCGGGGTCTACCTCGACCATGGCCAGGTGGGCCCCAAAGGGGTAGTTGGCGTCCTTCAGGGCAAAGCTAGCGTGTCCCTCGAGCCCTGGCTCCAGGCCCGGTGGCAGCTTGCGGGGGTTGAAGGCTGTTGCGATCACCTGCTCCAGGCTCACCGATTGGTCGGTGCCGCGCACCCCCCAGCCCTGCTCGAGCAGGTCTATATCCTCTGGGGCGGCCTCCAGCAGATGCGCGGCGATTCTTTGCACCTTGGCCCGCACCTCGTCGGCGGCTTTGAGCACCGCCGAACCCCCGACCGAGAGCGTGCGGCTGCCCGCCGTACCCATGCCATAGGGAATAGCCAGGGTATCGCCCTGCACTACGCTGATGCGGTCAGGTGAGAGGCCCAGCCGCTCGGCCACAATCTGCACAAAGGCGTTCTGGGTGCCCTGGCCGTGGGGGGAGGTGCCGGTAAAAATCACAGCGCTGCCGTCGGGGTTGATGCGTACCCCGCCGGTATCCCAGCCGTAGCCGGTGATCTCCACATAGCTGCACAATCCGATACCGACCAGCCGCCCCTGGCTGCGGGCCTGGGCTTGCTCGGCGCGCAGCACCTGGTAGCGGCTTACCTCGAGCAGCTTCTGCAAGACCTCGGCATAGGCCCCCGAGTCGTATTTCGCGCCGGTGCGGGTTTTGTAGGGGAAGGGGCCCTGGATGAAGTTTCTGCGGCGGATCTCCGCCGGGTCGAGGCCCAGCTCCCGTGCGCCCATATCCATCAGGCGTTCCAGGTAATAGGTGGCCTCCGGGCGCCCCGCCCCCCGGTAGGCCCCAGTAGGGGTGGCGTTGGTGTAAACGCCCAGCATTTCCAGTTCCACCGTCGGGATTTCATAGGGGCCTTGTAGCATCAGGATGGTGCCGGGGACGTTGCCCAGGGTGGTCTCGAGGGCATAGGCGCCCAAATCGGCCACTACGCGCCCGCGCAAGCCCAGAATTTTTCCGTCGGCGTCAAAGGCCATCTCGAGCTCGGCCACCTGGGCCCGCCCGTGGATGGTGGCACTGAAGCTTTCGCCGCGCCCTTCCACCCAGCGCACACTTTTGCCCAGGTTTTTGGCCAGGTATGCCACCAGAATTTCCTCGGGATACACGTTAATCTTGGCCCCAAAGGCCCCGCCCACATCGGGGGTAATTACCCGCACCTGGTTCTCGGCCAGCCCCAGCTTTTCCGCCACCGCACTGCGCAGGTCGTGGGGCATCTGGGTGCTCGACCAAACCGTAAGAACCTCGCGAATGCCGTCCCAACTGGCCAGAATGCCCCTGGGTTCCATCGGGGCCGGTGCCACCCGCTGCTGCAACAGCTGAGCCCGCACCACCTTGTGGGCCTTCTGGAAAGCCTCGGCGGAATCTCCTGAGCGGGTGGTGCGCTGTAGAGCAATGTTGGTTTGTAACTCGGGATGCAGGGGGTCGGCGTACAGGGCCTGCAATGGAACCGGATGGGCCGGTAGGGGGTCGTAGTCAACATAGATTTGTAGAGCAGCGTCCTCGGCTGCAGCCAGCGAGGTGGCTACAATAGCCGCTACGGGCTCGCCCACATAGCGAACCGTATCCCTTGCCAAAACTGGGTGTGGGGCTACCTTGCTGTCACGTGCTCCTGAGGCCGGGGCAAATATGTGTGGAAGGTCTTTTGAAGTGTAAATGGCAACTACACCCGGTATTTGCAGGGCCTCGGAGGGGTCTATCTGGCCCAAGCGGGCATGGGCGTAGGGGCTTCGCACCAGCACCACATGGAGCAGATTTTGGGTGGTTAAGTCGGCGAGGTATTGTCCCTGACCTTGGATTAGCTTGCCGTCCTCGAGGCGCTTCATGGGTTGGCCAATATAGCGGTTCGACATGCTGCTATGTTACCCACTACATGGGGAGCAATGGGAATCTGCCTTACTCGGGATGCGGCGGGGCGGTTTAGAGCCCAGAGCGGGCCTACCGGCTTTAGACCTGGGCCCCCGAGACCAGCCTATGCAAAACCTGTCCAGGGTTGCTTGTAAGCTCAGGAAGGATGCGTATGCTAGGGGAACCATGCCCACGCATACCTTCGAGCCCACCCACTACCATCACACCCTCGGCTCCCACCCACCGGCGCTCAAAATCGCCCCTGGCGATACGGTAATTACCACCTGTGTAGATGCTGGTGGTCTGGATCGGTATTTGCATCAGGTTACCCCCAGAGGCAATCCCATGACCGGGCCTTTTTTTGTCGAAGGGGCACAGGTAGGCGATACGCTGGCGGTCAGGCTGGAAAAACTCAGGCCCAACCGTACCAGCGGCTGGTCGGGGGTGGTGCTGGCTTCCAATGTGGTCGACCCGGACGATGTGCCCGTACTGGCCCAGGCCAGAGGCTCGCAGCGCTGGCTGGACTGGGAGATTGATTTGCAAGCCAATACGGCTCACCTCTGTTCGCCTGCTGGGCCGCTAGAGGGTCTCGAGCTGCCCCTGGAACCCATGCTGGGCTGCTTTGGGGTGGCTCCGGGACGCGGTGAGGCCATCTCCACCGCCACCTCGGGGCCACACGGCGGTAACATGGACTACCGGGGTTTTAAGGAAGGCGTCACGGTCTATTTTCCGGTGCTGGTCGAGGGCGCGTTGTTTTTCCTGGGGGATGGACATGCCTTGCAAGGCGATGGCGAA includes the following:
- a CDS encoding acetamidase/formamidase family protein; translated protein: MPTHTFEPTHYHHTLGSHPPALKIAPGDTVITTCVDAGGLDRYLHQVTPRGNPMTGPFFVEGAQVGDTLAVRLEKLRPNRTSGWSGVVLASNVVDPDDVPVLAQARGSQRWLDWEIDLQANTAHLCSPAGPLEGLELPLEPMLGCFGVAPGRGEAISTATSGPHGGNMDYRGFKEGVTVYFPVLVEGALFFLGDGHALQGDGEIAGTGIEISMDVQFSVDLIKGQAIRWPRGENAEYIFTVGNARPLDQCVQHATSEMLRWLTVQYKLDIQSASQLLGQCVRYDLGNIFDPAYTMVCKMPKKVLERL
- a CDS encoding outer membrane beta-barrel protein, with amino-acid sequence MKKILLPLVLIVFGLLAQSLAQRPYLGGTFAFALNDSTATFGVQFGANFTPAFGARGSLAFSSGGGLTGFGFGVDGLYLITTPNSPINPYIGAGVGLGFLSGFVQGASVSGLVFGADGILGVEYLLNRQFALFAEARPGFVIGTVSGTSGGSAVSLPISGTTVELRVGANIYF
- a CDS encoding tetratricopeptide repeat protein, with amino-acid sequence MSSQPQLRIGLLGSFRLSLDDQIVPIQAQRRKKANDVIKLLALQPGLRLHQDQVLDALWPDLDEKSGMNNLHQNLYHARRMLEPGLSKGVRSRFLTLEHEVLVLYAGPVEVDYQEFLRLQAQARRQGDVALYEAAVGLYRGDLLPQDIYEDWTEPQRDEARSLYLAALLELAQLLEQRGDLAQACRFLEQAIAKEPTTEAAHLALIQIYARTGQQMEAIRQFQALREALVRELGEEPDERTRAVYEQVLQQLPSPPELSLPAGPARAQGWVPVPLSPLIGREAALEETLQLLSTTRCLTLTGAAGSGKTRLAQELATRVQGRYTGGVWWVELVAMSEDQMILPAIAQTLGVHATSQTPLKGILERLRGHKTLLILDNCEHLIDGCAETAIQLLKSLPELHLLATSREALGIVGEIAWVVAPLEVPDPKDDLNLENLNRFEAVQFLVERIRQYRPNYRLNAQNAIHIAQICRRLEGLPLALELAATWVGVLSLEQIVARLDNSLRLLTRGQRGGERHHQTLEAALQWSYDLLQEPEKNLFVRLAVCVGSWSLEAAEMLCADQNFEVGELAERHARLVRTSMVLALEEGSQLRFRMLEPVRQFALAQLETQGLTQATRKLLLEWYLAEATRIAPKLTGADQAQWYSYLSAEYENLQAVLWWSQRAEIELGLQLAARLWRFWQVKGHAQEILIWFEQTLPKAPLVPPAILAEAYNAAGIMARTCGRYALSFDYLEQALATRRALGDRRGEAITLNNLAVSARDQADYPRVEYYARLSLAIAQEIGDRNLEALGLMNLGVVLRGQSQNEAAKAHFQLSLAIFSELGEKRSVAALHNYLGNLAQEQGYWQEARQLYQQSLELNQELGDFWGLGISTHNLANLWCEQQEYTRAWEMLLQSLTHYRRAGVRHGLNECFETLARIAYKRGSPEQAAWALGVLDELEASMGLAVSPELLGLREQLVEELVQSMDRHTFMEAYQKGRSVSLEQAYEEILAGFSEVSN
- a CDS encoding xanthine dehydrogenase family protein molybdopterin-binding subunit, giving the protein MSNRYIGQPMKRLEDGKLIQGQGQYLADLTTQNLLHVVLVRSPYAHARLGQIDPSEALQIPGVVAIYTSKDLPHIFAPASGARDSKVAPHPVLARDTVRYVGEPVAAIVATSLAAAEDAALQIYVDYDPLPAHPVPLQALYADPLHPELQTNIALQRTTRSGDSAEAFQKAHKVVRAQLLQQRVAPAPMEPRGILASWDGIREVLTVWSSTQMPHDLRSAVAEKLGLAENQVRVITPDVGGAFGAKINVYPEEILVAYLAKNLGKSVRWVEGRGESFSATIHGRAQVAELEMAFDADGKILGLRGRVVADLGAYALETTLGNVPGTILMLQGPYEIPTVELEMLGVYTNATPTGAYRGAGRPEATYYLERLMDMGARELGLDPAEIRRRNFIQGPFPYKTRTGAKYDSGAYAEVLQKLLEVSRYQVLRAEQAQARSQGRLVGIGLCSYVEITGYGWDTGGVRINPDGSAVIFTGTSPHGQGTQNAFVQIVAERLGLSPDRISVVQGDTLAIPYGMGTAGSRTLSVGGSAVLKAADEVRAKVQRIAAHLLEAAPEDIDLLEQGWGVRGTDQSVSLEQVIATAFNPRKLPPGLEPGLEGHASFALKDANYPFGAHLAMVEVDPETGQISILRYIAVDDCGLVVNPLLFEGQQHGGIAQGIGQALYEGMRYDAEGQNLTASLLEYALPRADQIPWMEPHRHQTPSPTNPLGVKGVGEAGAIAATPAVVNAVLDALGLAHLDMPLTPEKVWKQISL